Below is a genomic region from Catenulispora sp. MAP5-51.
CGTGGTCTTCCGGTGGAACGACAAGCCCCAGCCGTTGGGCGTCGACTGGACGAACGCCACCTTCCCCAAGGACTTCACCTCCACGCTCAGTGCGCCCGGCGCCGAAAGTTCTCCGGCCGCGACCGACTTCCCCGGGAACTACGTCGTCCTGTGGTTCCACGTCCACAGCGACGGCGAGGCCTACTACGTGTCCTGCGACGGTTTCACCGTCCACTGATCGGGTGAATACGAGCCCTCACCCGGGACGAAATCCGGCCTTGAGAGGACAATCTGACATGTAGGTCGCTCAGGCCACTGTCAACGGGAGGCCGGAACCCCATGAACCCCCACCCCCAGGCCGCCGCACGGGTCGAGCACGTCTTCGACCTCTTCGACACCGACGGCAACGGCTTCATCGAGGCCGCCGACATCGCGCTCATGACGAACCGGGTGGTCGCGGCCGCGACCGGATCGGACCGGGCCGCCAAGGACGCGATGCGCGCCGCCTTCGACCGCTACTGGACCACGATGGCCGACGAGCTCGACCGGAACGGCGACGGGCGGATCAGCGCCGAGGAGTTCCGGGCCTTCGTGCTCAGCCCGGAGCGTTTCGGCGCGGCCGTCGAGCAGTTCGCCGAGGCGCTGTCCGCACTCGGCGACCCCGACGGCGACGGGCTCATCGAGCGCCCGGTCTTCGAGGCGCTGATGACGGCGATCGGCTTCGGGCACGAGAACCTGCACGCGCTCTTCGACTCCTTCGGCCCCACCGCGCAGGACCAGGTCGAGGCGGAGGTGTGGCGGGCCGCGATCGTGGAGTTCTACGACCCGGGCGACGGCGACACCCGCGGCAACCACCTGATCCCCGCGCAACAGCGCTGAGCCCCCGCGGAAAGGAGAAGGCGTTGCTGCTGCTCATATCCCCGGCCGACGTCGAAGAAGCCCGCGAGTGCGCGAAGGCGTCGCAGTACCTGGACATCGTCGACGTCAAGAAGCCGGACGAGGGCTCGCTCGGCGCGAACTTCCCGTGGGTGATCCGGGAGATCCGCGACGCCGTGCCGGCGGACAAGCCGGTGTCCGCGACAGTGGGGGACGTGCCCTACAAACCCGGCACGGTCGCCCAGGCAGCCCTGGGCGCGGCCGTCTCGGGCGCCACGTACATCAAGGTCGGCCTCTTCGGCTGCTCGACGCCCGACCAGGCCGTCACCGTCATGCGCGCCGTCGTGCGGGCGGTGAAGGACTACCGGCCGGACGCGCTCGTCGTCGCCTCGGGCTATGCCGACGCCCACCGCATCGGCTGCGTCAACCCGCTCGCGCTGCCCGACATCGCCGGCCGCTCCGGCTGCGACGCGGCCATGCTCGACACCGCCGTCAAGGACGGGACCCGGCTGTTCGACCACGTGCCGCCCGACCTGTGCGCGGAGTTCGTCCGGCGGGCCCACGACTCCGGCCTGTTCGCGGCGCTCGCGGGCAGCGTCAGGGCGGACGACCTGGGCACGCTCACCGCCATCGGCACGGACATCGTGGGCGTGCGCGGGGCGGTGTGCGAGCGCGGCGACCGCACCACCGGACGGATCCAACCGCATCTGGTGGCGGCGTTCCGGGCCGAGATGGACCGGCACAGGGACCTGCACAGCCAGGAACAGAGCCGGGAACAGAACCGGGAACAGAGCACCGTCCCCGCCGGGAACTGACCCATCGGCATGCCGACGCCCCAGCCCCGCCGCCCGCACCAGACCCGCAGCGGCCGCGGCAGCTTCGCGGTCCTGGACCCCGCGACCGGCGAACCCTTCGACGAGGCGCCCGACCAACGCCCCGAGGAACTGGACGCGATCGTCGACCGGGCCCACACGGCCTGGCTCCACTGGCGCGCCGACACCAACGCCGACGCCCGCGCCGCCGCACTGCTCGCGGCGGCCGACGCGGTGGAGCAGGCCGGGCCGGACCTGGCCCCCCTGCTCACCCGCGAGCAGGGCAAGCCGCTGCCGGAGTCCTACGCGGAGGTGGCCCGCACCGCGGCCCGCCTGCGCTACTTCGCCACGCTCGCCCCGCAGACCCAGCCGATCCAGGACGGCCGAGCCGTGCGCAGCGAGATCCGCTGGCGGCCGCTGGGTCCGGTCGCCGCGATCGTCCCGTGGAACTTCCCGCTCCAACTCGCCTCCGCAAAGTTCGCTCCGGCGCTGGCCGCGGGCAACACGGTGGTGCTCAAACCCTCCCCCTTCACGCCGCTGGCCACCAGGATGCTGGGATCGGTCCTGGCCGCCGTCCTGCCCGAGGACGTCCTCACGATCGTCACCGGCCGCGAACCCCTCGGCGAGCGCCTCGCCTCCCACCCGGGGATCCGCCACGTCACCTTCACCGGCTCGGTGCCCACCGGCCGCGCCGTGGCGCGGGGCGCGGCGTCCTCACTGGCCAGGGTCACCCTGGAGCTGGGCGGCAACGACGCCGCGATCCTGCTCGACGACGTGGACGTGGAGCAGATCGCGGACCGGCTGTTCTGGGCGGCGTTCCGCAACTGCGGGCAGATCTGCATGGCGGTCAAGCGCGTCTACGCCCCGGTCCGGCTCTACTCCGAGGTCGTCGAAGCCCTCGCGCAGCGCGCGAATCAGACCGTCGTGGGGCCGGGTCTGGAAGCGGGATCGCAACTGGGACCGGTCAACAACGCTCCTCAGCTCGCCCGGATCGAGCGCTACGCGGCCGGGGCCCTGGCAGCCGGCGCCCGCGCGGCGGCCGGCGGAGGCCGGCTCGACAGGCCGGGCTACTTCTTCGCCCCGACGATCCTGGCCGACGTCCCGGCCCAAAGCCCGGTGGTCACTCAGGAGCAGTTCGGCCCGGTACTGCCGGTACTGCCGTATCAAAGTGTTGAGCAGGCCGTCGAAGCGGCCAACGACACCGGCTTCGGCCTCGGCGGCTCGGTGTGGGGAACCGATCTGGACCGGGCCGAGCAGGTGGCCGGACGGCTCGAATGCGGGACGGTCTGGATCAACCACCACGGCGAACTCTCCCTGGCCCAGCCGTTCGCGGGCGCCAAGGAAAGCGGCGTGGGTGTCGCGGGCGGGCCGTGGGGCTTGTCCGGGAACCTGCGACCGTTCGTCGTGCACCGGCCTCTGGAGGCGTGACGTGGGCATCCGGTTCGGCGCGGCGGTACTGCGTTCCCCCGAGGGCCGGTTCACCGTCGAGCAGGTGGCCTTGGACGCGGGACCGGCGCCGGACGAGGTGCTGGTCAGGATCGCGGGGTGCGGGATGTGCCGCACCGACCTGGCCGTCCGCCGCTCGGCGGGCCGCTCGCCGCTGCCGGCGGTCCTCGGCCACGAGGGCGCCGGGGTCGTCGTGGAGACGGGAGGCCCGGACACCCGGCCGGCCGTCGGCGACCACGTCGTACTGAGCTTCGACTCCTGCGGACACTGCCACGCCTGTCTCGGCGGCGCCCCCGCCTACTGTGATTCCTTCGCCGAGCTCAACCTGTTCGGTGGGCGTACCGAGAACGCAGCGCGGTTCGCCGACGCGGCCGGAATCCCCTTGGCGCCCCGGTGGTTCGGCCAGTCCTCGTTCGCCGAGTACGCGATGGTCCCGGCCCGCAACGCCGTCCGGGTCGATCCCGCGCTGCCCGTGGAACTGCTCGGCCCGCTCGGCTGCGGCTTCCTCACCGGCGCCGGGGCCGTCCTGAACACCTTCGGCGCCGGGCCCGGCGATGCCCTCGCCGTCCTCGGCGCGGGCGCCGTGGGCCTGGCGGCGATCATGGCGGCGGCCGCTGCCGGGGCCGTGGTCGTGGCCGTCGACCGGCACCCCGAGCGCCTGGCGATGGCCGAGCGCTTCGGCGCCGTCCCGCTGTACGGGACCGGCGGCCTCGCCGACCGTATCAGGCGGCTGACGGACGGCGGGGTGCGGTACGCGCTGGACACCACGGTCTCGCCGGAACTGATCAACGAAGCACTCAGGGCTCTGCGACCGACCGGCCATCTCGGCCTGGTGGCACGGCTCCACCAGACGCTGCCGCTGGAGCCCGGTGCTCTGGACCGAGGCCGGAAGCTGTCCCACATCTGCGAGGGCGACGCGGTGCCCGGCCTGCTCATCCCACGGCTGACCAAGCTCTGGCAGGCCGGCCGTTTCCCCTTCGACCAGCTCATTCGCACCTACCCGCTCGACGAGATCAACGAGGCCGAGCACGACTGCGAGACGGGGCGCGTCGTCAAGCCGGTCCTGATACCCGCGTCCTGATATCCCGTCCTGATCCCGCCGCGCAGCAAGAAGGAGCATCCATGACGGCCGACCTGACGCAGCCGAACACCGGCACGGGAGGCGTGGACGGCGGCGTCGGCGTCACCGCCCTCCTGGTCGCCGCGGCCCGCGCGATCGAGACCCACCGCCCCGACAGCCTCGCCCAGGACCTGTTCGCCGAACACTTCGTGCACAGCGCGCCGGCCTCGGCGGGTTGGCCGGTGCGCATCGACCAGGTCCCGGACGGCGACGCGAACCCGTTGTGGGGCCGCTTCGCCCGCTACTTCGGCCTGCGGACCAGGGTCTTCGACGACTTCCTCCTACAAGCGGTCCACGCCGGCGCACACCAGGTCGTCCTGCTCGGAGCCGGGCTCGACGCGCGGGCCTACCGGCTCGACTGGCCCGCCGGCTGCGTGATCTTCGAGCTGGACCGGGAAGGCGTGCTGGCGTTCAAGCACAGGGTGCTCAAGGGCCTGGCGGCCACCCCGAAGGCGGCACGTGTCCCGATCCCGACCGACCTGCGCGCCGACTGGGTCAGGGCCCTGACAGACGCGGGCTTCGACCCGGCGGCCCCGAGCGCCTGGCTGGCCGAGGGCCTGCTGTTCTACCTGCCCGGCGCCGCCGAGACGCAGCTCGTCACCGCGGTGGACCGGCTGGCCGCGCCCGGAAGCGAGCTGGCCTTCGAAGTGAAACTCGATGAGGACCTGATGGCACACCGGGACAGCCCCCTCTACACCGAGACCAGGCGCCAGATCGGCATCGACCTGCTCGACCTGTTCGCGAAGGAGGCGCGACCGGACTCCGCGGGCGACTTGGCGCGCAGAGGCTGGTCCACGTCAGTCGCCACCCCGTACGAATACACCGTCCGCCTCGGCCGCGGTCCGCTGCCCGAGCCGAACGACGCGCTGGGCGGGAACCGGTGGGTGTTCGCCGATCGCCGGACGCCATGAAAAGATCTTGAGGAGTCACCGTCGGTCGGGCAAGATCTACGCGTGCCCGGCGGCCCCGCGCCGCGCTTCGGGGCAGGTCGCGGATTCTGACGAGGTGGACTGACAGTGGCAATACCCTTGGCAATACCCTTCGACGCCGGGCTGCTGGACGTGTATCGCACGATGCGGGAGACGGCCGGAACACCGATGAGCATGGAGCGGCTCGCGGAGATCCGGGCCGAGGACGCCGCCGAGCTGCCGACGCTCGACGAGCTGTCCCGGGGTGGCCGCTTCGACGTGGCTTCGTACTCGGTGCCGGTATCGGCATCGGCATCGGCGTCCGCGGCGGCATCGGAATCAGCGTCCGCGACATCCGGCGAACCCGAGGTCACGCTGCTGGTCTGCACGCCGGTGTCGGCCCCGGCCACCGAGCGCCCCGCGATCTACGTCACGCACGGCGGCGGCTACTTCAGCGGCGATCACCGGCACCTGTTCTTCCTCGACCCGCTGCTGGACGACGCCGCGCACTTCGGGGCCTCGGTGGTCTCGGTCGGGTACCGGCTCGCGCCGGAGCATCCATATCCGGCGCAGATCGACGACGTCTACTCCGGACTGCTCTGGACCGCCGGCCACGCGGCCGAACTCGGACTGGACCCGGAGCGGATCGTCGTCGCGGGCACCAGCGCCGGCGGCGGTCTGACGGCGGCGCTGGCCTCGCTGGTGCGCGACCAGGGCGGCCCGCGACTGCTCGGGCAGATGTTGATGTGCCCGATGCTCGACGACCGAAACGACAGCGACTCGGCGTACCAGATGGACGGTGCCGACGTCTGGGACCGGAGCTGGAACGGGTTCGGGTGGCAGGCCATGCTGGGGTCCGCGCGCGGCGGCCCGGACGTGTCGCCCTACGCCGCGCCGGCCCGGGCCACGGACCTGTCCGGTCTGCCGCCGGCGTTCATCGACGTCGGCTCGGCGGAGACGCTGCGCGACGAGGCCCTCGCCCACGCCGACCGCATCTGGCGGGCCGGCGGCTCGGCCGAGCTGCACGTGTGGCCCGGCGGCTTCCACGCGTTCGATCTCGTGGTCCCGGACGCCGCACTCAGCCGGGAGGCTCGGCGGGCGCGTCGTTCGTGGTTGGGGCGGGTCTTGGCCGCTGGAGCGCTTCCGGCTCGGGAACCGGCGCAGTCCTAGCGCCGCGGGGCATGCGCGGCACGCCGGTCACGCAAGGTACGCGTTGGGGGGGGAGCCTCTCAAGCAGGCGGTTTCTCACCGGGCGTTCGAATAGATCCGCGTCGGGTTGATCAGGACGGCGGCGCGCCGCTCCTCGGCCATGACCCGGTCGTAGGTCGGCCAGTCGTCGTGCGTGCCGCCCGCCGCCGTGAAGATCGCCCTGAGCAGGAGGCGAAGCGCCTCGGCATCGGTCCCGGCGTACTCGTCGTCCGGACCGATGAGCTCCACGTCGCCCTCCACGGCGGCCCAGTCCCACCCGGCGCGCGCCACGAGCGTGGCGTGCGGCCGGGCCCGCAGGTGGGTCAGCTTCCTGGAACCGCCGATGGCCACGAAGGCGGCGACGTCGTGGTCGCCCCCGGGGTGGCGCAGGACGCCGGCGTTGACGACGGAGCTGTGGATCGTGCCATCGGCCCTCAGCGTGGAGGCCACGCACAGGCCGTGGTCGGCGGCGGCGATCCGGGCGAAGTCCGCGAGTTCGGTCATGTCAGTACCTTAATGCGCGGTCGCACTCACCAGCCCAGCGGATCCGCCTCATACAGCCGTCGGGCGTCAGAGTCCTGCTCGATCAGCTTCGCGGCGTCGCGCCGGATGACCACGATCGCCGCGTCATCGGAAGGCCCTTTGCGCCGGTACCGGGTGACGTCCGCGATCAGGGCGTCGCGCAGGCTGTCGGGCCCGGGTCCGCGTCCGGGCTCAAGCTCGGGCCCGTCAACGGCCATGGCCCGCAGTCGATCGATCAGGGGGTAGAAGTCGCCGAGGGAGTCACGGCTCTCGGTGATGCCGTCGGTCACCAGCACCAGCAGGTCACCGGCCTGGAACGGCAAGCGCTTCACAGCCGGTGGCCCGACTGCCAACTCCCCCAGGCCCAGCGGCGGTGCCGAGTCGAACTCGATCTCGGTGAGCGTTCCCTCTCCCGGGTTCAGCACCAACGCCGGCACGTGTCCGAAGTCGATCACATCCATGCAGCCCTCGCTGATGTTCAGCAACAGCGCCGTCGCGAACCCGTCATGGTCGCGCCCCTCCACTGTTCGGGCCCAGATGTTGTGGCGCTGCATGCAGATCTCCAGACGGCGCGCCACTTCCTGGAGGCTGGCCTCGTGATATCCCGCTTCCCGAAACGCGCCCAACAGCGCCGCCGAGGCATCAACGGCGGCAAGCCCTTTTCCGCTGACGTCTCCGATCACCACACGCACGCCATAGCGGGACGGCTGTACGTCGTACCAGTCGCCGCCGATCAACGCGCCTTCCGCCGCCGGCAGATACGCCTCGGCGACACGCAGATCGGCGATCGTGCTCGGCAGCGGGCGCAGCACCGCACGCTGCACAGCTCGCGCGACCTCGTCGGAGACGGCCAACCGGCGCCGCTGCTGCTCACGCACAGCCGCGACGAACAGTGCGGCGACAAGGCAGCCGACCACCAAGATGACGTACCCGCTGGTGAACTCGACTGCCGACCCGGCCCACGCCAGGTAGACGAAGGCTCCTATCGCGCCGGCGACCGTCAGCGCGGTGATCAATATCGAGGAGGTCAGGGCCGCGGCGACCGGTACCAGCAACAGCAGCGAGCGCGCGTGGAACCAGGCAGGTGTGAGCACGTCGGAGAGCACGATGGCTCCCACGGTCATCAGCAGCGCCAGCCCGGTCCAAAGCGGTCTCGGGCCGGACGGCGCCGCACTGAGACTCATTGGCCTTCCCACTGGCTGGCGCCTTTCGCTGGGCCGTGTGCGAATTATTTGCCTATTCTATCCGAATTCATGCCAAATCATTGGAATATTGAAATACCCCCAGTCATTCCCGGTCGGCGGCGAAGGGGCCCTCGTCGAGGAAGCGCCGCAGGAGGCGCGCGAAGGTTTGTGCGTCGCCTTCCGGCCAGGCCGCCAGGGATTCGTCGATCCCCGCGTCCAACCGCTGCCGGCTCACCGCGATGACGGTGCGGCCGTCTTCGGTGAGCGCCAGGAGGGTGGCGCGGCCGTCGGCCGGGTCCGGCCGGCGCTCAAGCAGGCCCGCGCGTTCCAGGCGGTCGGCGCGGCGGGTGACGGTGGTGCGGTCCAGTCCGATCTCGCGGCCCAGGTCGGCGGCGCTGCACGCGCCGGTGCGGGCCAGGCCGCTGAGGACCGGGTAGGTGAGCTCGTCGACGGCTTCCCCCAACCCGTCGGTCAGCCGCGTGTAGAAGTGCTCACGGGTGCCTCGTCGCAGGAGTTGCCCGAGGGATTCGGCGATGTCGTGTCCGGTCGAGTTCACCGCTCCAGATTAGCGTGCGCGACGCACGCTTCTTCTGCTATCGTCAGATGCGTGCCCGAGGCACGCATCTCAGAACGATCCAGGCGGGCACACCCCGCGCGCACCCGGAGGAATCCCATGAACACCACCGACATCCGCACCGCTCTCACCGACCTGCTCCTGACCCCCGGCCTGGACCTGGACGAGGCCGCCGAGCGGCACTTCGCCCCCGACTACCGCCAGCGCACCGACGGCGACTGGGCCGACCGCACCGAGTTCCTCGCCCACATCGCCCACCTGCGCACCATCACCGCCGGCGGCTCGGTCGAGGTCCACGACGAGCTCTCCCGCGACAACCGGTACGCCGACCGCCACACGATGGAGATCGTCAAGACCGACGGATCCACAGTCCGCATGGAGGTCTACCTCTTCGCCGAGTTCGCCCCCGACGGCCGCTTCCGCCGCATCGAGGAGACGACCCTGATGCTCTCCGGCTCCGACAGCGACCGGAACCTCGGCAGCGCCCGCTGAGCTCGCGCGTCACACCTCACATCGGCGCTCCGTGAAGACCTCACAGAGATCGAAGTGCTCCGGAGCGCATGTTCTGGCCACGTCTGGGCAGCCGGGTGCTGCAAGTCCACCACCCAGCTGAACCGAGAGGGACCAGCATGAAGCACCTGACGCACAAGGCGCCGGAACGCAGTCGTCTTGGCGAGGTCGGGCACACCGTGTCCGAGCGCACCGCCGAGGCCGGACACAAGCTCCGCGAAGAGTTCGACGAGGTGGCGCCCAAGGTCACCACGGCCGCGTCGAGGGCGGCGCACACGGTCGCGCACACCACGGCCGAACGCACCCGCCCGATCCGGGCCGAGGCCGCCTCCCGGGGTTCGGCGGCACTGTCCGGCCTGCTCGGCGAGGTGAGCCCGGCCCAGATCGAGCGGATCTCGCGGCATGGGACGCGCGGCGGCGGGTCCCGGTCCCGCGGCAGGATCGCGCTGCTGCTGGCCGCGGTGGGCGGCGTGCTGGTCTGGGTGATGTGGTGGAAGCGCTCCGACCCGACCCTGAGCCCGTGGCCGGAGGACGCCTCCGCGCTGGCACCGGAACCGGTCGCGGGTGCGGCTGAGCCGAAGACGCCCTGAGCGGGTATCGGTCGCCGGGCCGCCGGACCACCGGACCACCGGACCACCGGGCCGCCGGGCTGCCGGGTCGCCGGGTTGCCGGACCACCGGGTTGCCAGGCCGCCGAGCCGCCGAGCCCAACCGTCGCAGACCTCTCAGCCGGCCCACGAGTCGGCACTCGTCCACACGTCCGGGTGCTCGTCGGCCAAGGCGGCAGCCGCGTCCCGGGTCTGGGCGACGAACCTCTGCACGGTGGCCGGCAGCCCGGTCGCGCGCCTGAGCAGGGTCGTGGTGTTGGTCTGGTCGGCGACCGGGATGAAAGCCAGTTCCGGATCGGCAGCCAGGCGGAAGGACCCCGGCACCACCGAGATGCCCAGTCCGCCCCGGACGAGGTTCAGCACTGCCGAGGGTGCGGTCTGGACAGGCCGGATCGACACCCCCGAGGCGTCCGCGGCGGTCCGCAGCAGGTGCCAGCAGTGGCCGCGTTCCTGGACGGGAAACAGCACCGGATAGGAGCTGAGGTCCTTGGGCCCGATGCTGTCCAGCGCGGACAGGGCATGGCCGGCCGGGACGACGGCGTAGCTCTTCTCGGTCAGCAAGGGCTCGGCGAGCAAACCGGGCGTGTCGGGCTCGTCCCGGGAATCCCAGGAATCCCAGGACAGGGCCAGATCGATGTCTCCCCGGGACACGGCGGCGGCCTGCTCCTGGTCGGGCAGTTCCAGAACCTCGACCGGGACTTCGGGATAGTCGCGCCGGAACTCCCGCAACGCCTGGGCGATCAGGCTCTGGGAAGGCAGCGGCATCGGCGCGGCGATGCGGACCGCGGCGACCGGCCCGCCGGCCAGCATCGCAGAGACCTGCAGGATCCAGTCGTTCTGAGCCAGAGCCTGCCTGGCCTCCGGCAGGATCCGGGCACCGGCCGCGGTCAGGGCGGCCCCGCGCGGGGTCCGCGTGAACAGCTCCAATCCCAGCTGCCGTTCGAGCTGCTGGATCTGCCGGCTCAGGGCGGGCTGCGCGATGGCCAGCCGGGACGCCGCGTTCCCGAAGTGGCCCTCCTCCGCGACGGCGACGAAGCCGCGGAGCAAACGGGGATCGAGGTCCGCCCGATCCTGCGGCGCTTGTCTGCCCATCCGCCCCATCATCCCTTCCCCACCTTGCCTCATGCCGCCTCGACGTCGGGTGATGCCGGCGATGCCTTGGACGCCCCATCGGGGCGCGAACGACAGTGGAGCCATGACACAGCCTCGGGGCGGGACAAGTACACCCGTCATCACAACTCCCGACAATCAGGCCTCCATTCCGTTCCTCGGCGCACTCCTGCGTCTGCGCGCCGGCTCAGAACACACCGGCGGGACTTTCGCACTCCTGGAGCACACCGGGGAACGCGGCTACATGTCCCCGCTGCACCTGCACCGCGACGGCGAGGAGACCTTCCTGGTCCTGGAAGGAGAGCTGCGAGTCGAGGTCGGCGACGACCGGCACCAGGTCGGCCCCGGCGGCCTGGCACTGCTCCCCCGCGACCTGCCCC
It encodes:
- a CDS encoding LysR family transcriptional regulator — translated: MGRQAPQDRADLDPRLLRGFVAVAEEGHFGNAASRLAIAQPALSRQIQQLERQLGLELFTRTPRGAALTAAGARILPEARQALAQNDWILQVSAMLAGGPVAAVRIAAPMPLPSQSLIAQALREFRRDYPEVPVEVLELPDQEQAAAVSRGDIDLALSWDSWDSRDEPDTPGLLAEPLLTEKSYAVVPAGHALSALDSIGPKDLSSYPVLFPVQERGHCWHLLRTAADASGVSIRPVQTAPSAVLNLVRGGLGISVVPGSFRLAADPELAFIPVADQTNTTTLLRRATGLPATVQRFVAQTRDAAAALADEHPDVWTSADSWAG
- a CDS encoding nuclear transport factor 2 family protein encodes the protein MNTTDIRTALTDLLLTPGLDLDEAAERHFAPDYRQRTDGDWADRTEFLAHIAHLRTITAGGSVEVHDELSRDNRYADRHTMEIVKTDGSTVRMEVYLFAEFAPDGRFRRIEETTLMLSGSDSDRNLGSAR
- a CDS encoding class I SAM-dependent methyltransferase, whose protein sequence is MTADLTQPNTGTGGVDGGVGVTALLVAAARAIETHRPDSLAQDLFAEHFVHSAPASAGWPVRIDQVPDGDANPLWGRFARYFGLRTRVFDDFLLQAVHAGAHQVVLLGAGLDARAYRLDWPAGCVIFELDREGVLAFKHRVLKGLAATPKAARVPIPTDLRADWVRALTDAGFDPAAPSAWLAEGLLFYLPGAAETQLVTAVDRLAAPGSELAFEVKLDEDLMAHRDSPLYTETRRQIGIDLLDLFAKEARPDSAGDLARRGWSTSVATPYEYTVRLGRGPLPEPNDALGGNRWVFADRRTP
- a CDS encoding NAD(P)-dependent alcohol dehydrogenase; amino-acid sequence: MRFGAAVLRSPEGRFTVEQVALDAGPAPDEVLVRIAGCGMCRTDLAVRRSAGRSPLPAVLGHEGAGVVVETGGPDTRPAVGDHVVLSFDSCGHCHACLGGAPAYCDSFAELNLFGGRTENAARFADAAGIPLAPRWFGQSSFAEYAMVPARNAVRVDPALPVELLGPLGCGFLTGAGAVLNTFGAGPGDALAVLGAGAVGLAAIMAAAAAGAVVVAVDRHPERLAMAERFGAVPLYGTGGLADRIRRLTDGGVRYALDTTVSPELINEALRALRPTGHLGLVARLHQTLPLEPGALDRGRKLSHICEGDAVPGLLIPRLTKLWQAGRFPFDQLIRTYPLDEINEAEHDCETGRVVKPVLIPAS
- a CDS encoding alpha/beta hydrolase gives rise to the protein MRETAGTPMSMERLAEIRAEDAAELPTLDELSRGGRFDVASYSVPVSASASASAAASESASATSGEPEVTLLVCTPVSAPATERPAIYVTHGGGYFSGDHRHLFFLDPLLDDAAHFGASVVSVGYRLAPEHPYPAQIDDVYSGLLWTAGHAAELGLDPERIVVAGTSAGGGLTAALASLVRDQGGPRLLGQMLMCPMLDDRNDSDSAYQMDGADVWDRSWNGFGWQAMLGSARGGPDVSPYAAPARATDLSGLPPAFIDVGSAETLRDEALAHADRIWRAGGSAELHVWPGGFHAFDLVVPDAALSREARRARRSWLGRVLAAGALPAREPAQS
- a CDS encoding DUF5324 family protein: MKHLTHKAPERSRLGEVGHTVSERTAEAGHKLREEFDEVAPKVTTAASRAAHTVAHTTAERTRPIRAEAASRGSAALSGLLGEVSPAQIERISRHGTRGGGSRSRGRIALLLAAVGGVLVWVMWWKRSDPTLSPWPEDASALAPEPVAGAAEPKTP
- a CDS encoding cupin domain-containing protein; protein product: MTQPRGGTSTPVITTPDNQASIPFLGALLRLRAGSEHTGGTFALLEHTGERGYMSPLHLHRDGEETFLVLEGELRVEVGDDRHQVGPGGLALLPRDLPHGFVVVSPQARFLTLHTPGGFERFVAKAAAHGEPLGPDELTRLAAEFGVEIVGPPLLP
- a CDS encoding pyridoxamine 5'-phosphate oxidase family protein, translating into MTELADFARIAAADHGLCVASTLRADGTIHSSVVNAGVLRHPGGDHDVAAFVAIGGSRKLTHLRARPHATLVARAGWDWAAVEGDVELIGPDDEYAGTDAEALRLLLRAIFTAAGGTHDDWPTYDRVMAEERRAAVLINPTRIYSNAR
- a CDS encoding (5-formylfuran-3-yl)methyl phosphate synthase; this encodes MLLLISPADVEEARECAKASQYLDIVDVKKPDEGSLGANFPWVIREIRDAVPADKPVSATVGDVPYKPGTVAQAALGAAVSGATYIKVGLFGCSTPDQAVTVMRAVVRAVKDYRPDALVVASGYADAHRIGCVNPLALPDIAGRSGCDAAMLDTAVKDGTRLFDHVPPDLCAEFVRRAHDSGLFAALAGSVRADDLGTLTAIGTDIVGVRGAVCERGDRTTGRIQPHLVAAFRAEMDRHRDLHSQEQSREQNREQSTVPAGN
- a CDS encoding PP2C family protein-serine/threonine phosphatase — protein: MSLSAAPSGPRPLWTGLALLMTVGAIVLSDVLTPAWFHARSLLLLVPVAAALTSSILITALTVAGAIGAFVYLAWAGSAVEFTSGYVILVVGCLVAALFVAAVREQQRRRLAVSDEVARAVQRAVLRPLPSTIADLRVAEAYLPAAEGALIGGDWYDVQPSRYGVRVVIGDVSGKGLAAVDASAALLGAFREAGYHEASLQEVARRLEICMQRHNIWARTVEGRDHDGFATALLLNISEGCMDVIDFGHVPALVLNPGEGTLTEIEFDSAPPLGLGELAVGPPAVKRLPFQAGDLLVLVTDGITESRDSLGDFYPLIDRLRAMAVDGPELEPGRGPGPDSLRDALIADVTRYRRKGPSDDAAIVVIRRDAAKLIEQDSDARRLYEADPLGW
- a CDS encoding aldehyde dehydrogenase family protein; this translates as MPTPQPRRPHQTRSGRGSFAVLDPATGEPFDEAPDQRPEELDAIVDRAHTAWLHWRADTNADARAAALLAAADAVEQAGPDLAPLLTREQGKPLPESYAEVARTAARLRYFATLAPQTQPIQDGRAVRSEIRWRPLGPVAAIVPWNFPLQLASAKFAPALAAGNTVVLKPSPFTPLATRMLGSVLAAVLPEDVLTIVTGREPLGERLASHPGIRHVTFTGSVPTGRAVARGAASSLARVTLELGGNDAAILLDDVDVEQIADRLFWAAFRNCGQICMAVKRVYAPVRLYSEVVEALAQRANQTVVGPGLEAGSQLGPVNNAPQLARIERYAAGALAAGARAAAGGGRLDRPGYFFAPTILADVPAQSPVVTQEQFGPVLPVLPYQSVEQAVEAANDTGFGLGGSVWGTDLDRAEQVAGRLECGTVWINHHGELSLAQPFAGAKESGVGVAGGPWGLSGNLRPFVVHRPLEA
- a CDS encoding EF-hand domain-containing protein, with the protein product MNPHPQAAARVEHVFDLFDTDGNGFIEAADIALMTNRVVAAATGSDRAAKDAMRAAFDRYWTTMADELDRNGDGRISAEEFRAFVLSPERFGAAVEQFAEALSALGDPDGDGLIERPVFEALMTAIGFGHENLHALFDSFGPTAQDQVEAEVWRAAIVEFYDPGDGDTRGNHLIPAQQR
- a CDS encoding MarR family winged helix-turn-helix transcriptional regulator — protein: MNSTGHDIAESLGQLLRRGTREHFYTRLTDGLGEAVDELTYPVLSGLARTGACSAADLGREIGLDRTTVTRRADRLERAGLLERRPDPADGRATLLALTEDGRTVIAVSRQRLDAGIDESLAAWPEGDAQTFARLLRRFLDEGPFAADRE